A single region of the Brachypodium distachyon strain Bd21 chromosome 3, Brachypodium_distachyon_v3.0, whole genome shotgun sequence genome encodes:
- the LOC100837572 gene encoding uncharacterized protein At1g08160, with the protein MAPPGPLSATRRTRPTAAQCVAASLFALLVAAAIIVVLWLVLRPGKLQLSVDHAAVAGFNFTAKGALVGTAFDLTFRAYNQNKRAAVYHSLDVGVWYDGTYLGGAEVPGFRQPPHNETRIDVAAPAASSPVPRDVEREMEKDRSAGTLPLDVHVRGKVHFRYGVVRTRSYKLRASCPLVPVQFASPSSFDRVYCYVHI; encoded by the coding sequence ATGGCGCCGCCGGGGCCCCTGAGCGCGACGCGGCGCACGCGTCCGACGGCGGCGCAATGCGTCGCGGCGTCGCTGTTCGCGCTGCTGGTGGCCGCGGCGATCATCGTGGTGCTGTGGCTCGTGCTCCGGCCCGGGAAGCTCCAGCTCTCCGTGGACCACGCGGCCGTGGCCGGGTTCAACTTCACGGCCAAAGGCGCGCTCGTCGGCACCGCCTTCGACCTCACCTTCCGCGCCTACAACCAGAACAAGCGCGCGGCCGTGTACCACTCGCTGGACGTCGGGGTGTGGTACGACGGCACGTACCTGGGCGGCGCCGAGGTGCCGGGGTTCCGCCAGCCGCCGCACAACGAGACGAGGATCGACGTGGCCGCGCCCGCGGCGTCGTCGCCGGTGCCGCGGGAcgtggagagggagatggagaaggaCCGGTCGGCGGGGACGCTGCCGCTGGACGTGCACGTCCGGGGGAAAGTGCACTTCAGGTACGGCGTGGTGAGGACGCGGAGCTACAAGCTGCGGGCGAGCTGCCCGCTGGTGCCCGTCCAGTTCGCGTCGCCCAGCTCCTTCGATCGGGTCTACTGCTACGTGCATATCTGA
- the LOC100838392 gene encoding cytochrome P450 86A2: MEAGTWAVVVAAVAAYMAWFWRMSRGLRGPRVWPVLGSLPGLVQHAEDMHEWIAGNLRRAGGTYQTCIFAVPGVARRGGLVTVTCDPRNLEHVLKARFDNYPKGPFWHAVFLDLLGDGIFNSDGETWVAQRKTAALEFTTRTLRTAMSRWVSRSIHHRLLPILADASAGKAHVDLQDLLLRLTFDNICGLAFGKDPETLAQGLPHNEFASAFDRATEATLNRFIFPECLWRCKKWLGLGLETTLTRSMAHVDQYLAAVIKARRLELAGKCGDTAVHDDLLSRFMRKGSYSDESLQHVALNFILAGRDTSSVALSWFFWLVSTHPAVEHKIVRELCSVLAASRGAGGERVDPALWLAEPFTYEELDRLVYLKAALSETLRLYPSVPEDSKHVVADDYLPDGTFVPAGSSVTYSIYSAGRMKTVWGEDCLEFRPERWLSADGTKFEPHDSYKFVAFNAGPRICLGKDLAYLQMKNIAGSVLLRHRLAVAPGHRVEQKMSLTLFMKDGLRMEVRPRDLSAALDEPCGAAADAKRATAPCA, translated from the coding sequence ATGGAGGCGGGGACGTGGGCGGTGGTGgtcgcggcggtggccgcgtACATGGCGTGGTTCTGGCGGATGTCCCGCGGGCTGCGCGGGCCGCGGGTGTGGCCCGTGCTGGGCAGCCTGCCGGGGCTCGTGCAGCACGCCGAGGACATGCACGAGTGGATCGCGGGCAACCtccggcgcgcgggcggcacgTACCAGACGTGCATCTTCGCGGTGCCCGGCgtggcgcggcgcggcgggctgGTCACGGTCACGTGCGACCCGCGGAACCTGGAGCACGTCCTCAAGGCCCGCTTCGACAACTACCCCAAGGGCCCCTTCTGGCACGCCGTCTTCCTCGACCTCCTCGGCGACGGCATCTTCAACTCGGACGGCGAGACGTGGGTGGCGCAGCGCAAGACGGCCGCGCTCGAGTTCACCACGCGGACGCTCCGGACGGCCATGTCCAGGTGGGTCTCCCGCTCCATCCACCACAGGCTCCTGCCCATCCTGGCCGACGCGTCCGCGGGCAAGGCCCACGTCGACCTCCAGGACCTGCTACTCCGGCTCACCTTCGACAATATCTGCGGGCTGGCGTTCGGCAAGGACCCGGAGACGCTCGCCCAGGGCCTGCCGCACAACGAGTTCGCCTCCGCGTTCGACCGCGCCACGGAGGCCACGCTCAACCGCTTCATCTTCCCCGAGTGCCTGTGGCGGTGCAAGAAGTGGCTGGGCCTCGGGCTGGAGACCACGCTGACGCGCAGCATGGCGCACGTCGACCAGTACCTGGCCGCCGTCATCAAGgcgcgcaggctcgagctcgcgggCAAGTGCGGCGACACGGCCGTGCACGACGACCTGCTCTCCCGCTTCATGCGCAAGGGCTCCTACTCGGACGAGTCGCTGCAGCACGTGGCGCTCAACTTCATCCTGGCCGGCCGCGACACCTCCTCCGTCGCGCTCTCCTGGTTCTTCTGGCTCGTCTCCACGCACCCGGCCGTGGAGCACAAGATCGTGCGCGAGCTCTGCTCCGTCCTCGCCGCGTcccgcggcgccgggggcgagCGCGTCGACCCGGCATTGTGGCTCGCGGAGCCCTTCACCTACGAGGAGCTCGACCGCCTGGTGTACCTCAAGGCGGCGCTCTCGGAGACGCTCCGCCTCTACCCTTCCGTGCCCGAGGACTCCAAGCACGTCGTGGCGGACGACTACCTCCCGGACGGCACGTTCGTGCCCGCCGGATCCTCGGTCACGTACTCCATATATTCAGCGGGGAGGATGAAGACTGTGTGGGGGGAGGACTGCCTGGAGTTCCGGCCGGAGCGCTGGCTGTCGGCCGACGGGACAAAGTTCGAGCCGCACGACTCGTACAAGTTCGTGGCGTTCAACGCCGGGCCGAGGATTTGCCTGGGCAAGGACCTGGCCTACCTGCAGATGAAGAACATCGCCGGGAGCGTGCTCCTCCGGCACCGCCTGGCCGTCGCGCCGGGCCACCGCGTCGAGCAGAAGATGTCGCTCACGCTCTTCATGAAGGACGGGCTGAGGATGGAGGTACGTCCACGCGACCTCTCTGCTGCCCTCGACGAGCcctgcggcgccgccgccgacgcgaaAAGAGCCACGGCGCCGTGCGCGTAG